The Hemiscyllium ocellatum isolate sHemOce1 chromosome 19, sHemOce1.pat.X.cur, whole genome shotgun sequence genome has a segment encoding these proteins:
- the lrrc10 gene encoding leucine-rich repeat-containing protein 10, whose product MVLTVRSRPTRSAADTVQLSGNLWVSSNHFKKSQGNLSFPTLPSSGAGGAFCSLKEHAAGVGMGNALMSVVAFFPSKSCQKLVLGGDIEEMPPDKMLDLSGRHLRRFPVQACAFTQLLKLYLSNNNLSSLPAELQLLGRLQILALDFNRFRELPAAVCRLRQLSILYLGNNSLCDLPAELGALADLKTLWIECNCFERVPQVVAELRQLRVLHAGCNQLGELPRELRRLRQLQSIWLPGNQLGDFPPVLLEMESLEVIDLDRNKIRCFPSLAHMKNLKLVMYDHNPCKNAPRVAQEVRRVGRWADYRPEDHIKSPAEAAPEQVGESRDVEAAEKAGQNQEFA is encoded by the coding sequence ATGGTCCTCACTGTAAGGTCACGTCCAACTCGCTCTGCAGCCGACACAGTGCAGTTATCAGGAAACCTCTGGGTGAGTTCcaaccattttaaaaaaagccagGGGAACCTTTCCTTCCCCACTCTGCCAAGCTCAGGAGCAGGGGGAGCATTCTGCAGTTTGAAGGAACATGCAGCGGGCGTGGGAATGGGCAACGCTCTGATGTCCGTCGTCGCTTTCTTCCCGTCGAAATCGTGCCAGAAGCTCGTGCTGGGCGGCGACATCGAGGAGATGCCGCCGGACAAAATGCTGGACTTGAGCGGGAGGCACCTGAGGAGGTTCCCGGTGCAGGCCTGCGCCTTCACGCAGCTCCTGAAGTTGTACCTCAGCAACAACAACCTGAGCAGCCTGCCCGCCGAGCTGCAGCTGCTGGGCCGCCTGCAGATCCTGGCGCTGGACTTCAACCGGTTCCGGGAGCTCCCCGCGGCGGTGTGCCGCCTCCGCCAGCTCTCCATCCTCTACCTGGGCAACAACAGCCTGTGCGACCTGCCGGCCGAGCTCGGCGCGCTCGCCGACCTCAAGACGCTGTGGATCGAGTGCAACTGCTTCGAGCGCGTGCCGCAGGTGGTCGCCGAGCTCCGGCAGCTGCGGGTCCTCCACGCCGGCTGCAACCAGCTGGGGGAGCTGCCGCGGGAGTTGCGGCGGCTCCGGCAGCTGCAGAGCATCTGGTTGCCGGGCAACCAGCTCGGCGACTTCCCGCCGGTCCTGCTGGAGATGGAGAGCCTGGAGGTGATCGACCTGGACCGCAACAAGATCAGGTGCTTCCCCAGCCTGGCGCACATGAAGAACCTGAAGCTGGTGATGTACGACCACAACCCGTGCAAGAACGCCCCCAGGGTGGCGCAGGAGGTCAGGAGGGTGGGGCGCTGGGCTGACTACCGCCCCGAGGACCACATTAAGTCACCGGCGGAGGCAGCGCCCGAGCAAGTGGGAGAGAGCAGGGACGTTGAAGCAGCAGAGAAGGCTGGACAAAACCAGGAGTTCGCTTAA